The sequence CTATCTCTGAGATGCATAATACTTAGATAGTGATACTTAGAAGAGTAGATCTCCATTCTTAGTTATTAACTATTTATCTTTTTATTACTTATTCTCCCTCAACCACACTTCTAACTCATTTATATGAACCCTTGAGTATATTGTGGTATGAATTGTTTAAACATTTGAATTGTTATTGTTTGTACTAGCAAAATTAGTTAAAAATGATTATAGGCTTTCCTTCTGTTTATTATTTTGATGGTGTTCGCTAAGAATATATTATTGATAATCATtcttaaaaaaggaaaaaaaaatataagaaattATGTAAATTCTAGATTTGATCATAATGATACATGTGATACATATTTACTTTCTCCACTTAATATAAATAGATACATCTAGGACTTCATTAATAAGTTTGGTAGGCATACATGGTTGTATTTTATTTGATACCAGTCTTAAGGTATTTGTTGCAAAATTCATTCCATTACTCCCTTAAGATCTTGTAAATTTCATTGAAGTAAAATAAATAGTTAAAAAGACGAAATACATGGGGAAAAAGAACTTAACTATATGAATAAATTATTGTCATCTTTTGTTCTTTTAATTGGTTGGGAGGAAATACACTGgtataaggtttatgtgtgaaaCGATAATCAAATGAGTGTAGTTTGGGGAcagatggcttaaatcacacatactaagctttgacttctagaTTTAAAAATGTTGAATACTtaaagttgactaacattctctagacttaatatgttactTAATGTGTATGATTTAAAACTGATCTATGCAGAAGTCATGCAATGGATGTATTCTATCTCCAGATGGAATTTGATTGAaaacaaaccaacaaaaagatgGAAATAATTTCTGCACATTGTAAAGAAACGCTTTTTGATTGCTAATGTTAGCTGCACTGTATGAAGTCAGACAACTCGACTAATATCTAAAACCCTTCTCGGTATATATACTCAACTCAAGGATAAACATTACGAGATTCATAGCTAGAGCGCCTGATATGACGAGATGTCAGTATGAGAAATTCTAGAACAATACACAATCTATGAATGGAATATTATAGGCAACGTaatatatatatgttctctattcaGGGGCAGGTGCCGATGCTCCACCGAGGGAAAAACTCTTCAGTCCTCCAACACTTGGCGCAGACGCAGTCCTGATCATCATTCTCCTGCTTCGTGTATTGCGAGTATTGCGAGCCTCGCACATGTGAGGCAAATATATTTCTGCAATTACATTCCTGTTACCATGTGTTTGAATAAAATCACATCTATTTACTGAGAAAGAAACAATGACAAATAATGGGTCACTTACCTTCTCCTGCTGCGAGGTTTTGGTAGAGATTGACAATGTTAGGGCACCTGTTTTGGCACTTGCTTGAGCACAGTTTAGAGGTGAAATCAGAATTCTCGAAAAGATCATCAGTCGACATGCCCACACTCATTCTCTGCAAAC is a genomic window of Cryptomeria japonica chromosome 7, Sugi_1.0, whole genome shotgun sequence containing:
- the LOC131074582 gene encoding uncharacterized protein LOC131074582, whose amino-acid sequence is MASGKAIEVAIILALLGMLSVLVLGEGGVECEKLPIEMCAFSVSSSGARCVLEKKYSSTSEGSIEYQCQSSGIIAEELKEWIESEDCLQSCGLQRMSVGMSTDDLFENSDFTSKLCSSKCQNRCPNIVNLYQNLAAGEEIYLPHMCEARNTRNTRSRRMMIRTASAPSVGGLKSFSLGGASAPAPE